From Oenanthe melanoleuca isolate GR-GAL-2019-014 chromosome 4, OMel1.0, whole genome shotgun sequence:
aaaaaagaagaagaagaagagaatgaaaaaagaagaaaattcaataTCTAAGTTCCGTTAATTCCATTTAATGGAATTAATTGAGAATAAAATGCAGTGACAAAATCAGACcttgtattaaatattttgatagtCATATAAAAAGAGGGCTGTGATACAAAGTAAGCATGACTAAGAACTAGAGATTTGTTTTTATGCAATTATCTTTCTCTGGTTATTTTTTCCCAGAGGACATTTTATGTCTCTAATGAGTGGCTACTTCTCTCTTGCTGTCACCAAAACACCCTGAGAACATTGACTCCATCCTCTAATAACTTTGAACTGTCACCTCATTTTAGAGCTGAGAAAGTTTAGAGACTTATTCAGAATGACAGAGGAAGCTCATACAGAGCTGTGATCCAAACTGAAGAGCTCCATGGtgtcatatttattttttaggttTGCAGGATTTCAGAAATTTATATTTGCTTTACAAATGCACTGTTTGGGTAAACATCCCCTATGTTGATTTGTACTAGCTACAAGAAAGTTGAACTTGACCTATTGTTCCAACCAAATACTAAAATAAGCAAGATGCAATGCCCCAGCAGGaatacacacacattttcttctaaCAATACTCAAACTAGTAAGGACATCATATGTATTGTGACAAATTTGTGCATATCAATTAAAACTACCTAGCAAAACAAAACTCTCAAGAAGCAGATCTAAAAGACCTACAAACAAAGAGCTGGAGTACAAATTCAAATGACAATTAAGAGTATGCAgttagccttttttttcctaagtaaCTACAAATCCTTTGCTCACTTGCTGTTTCTATGACTGTTTTCATGTGCTTTGCTGACATGGCACAAACTCATCATTCCTCCCTCGTTAACCTGGCAACACCAAGTTCCCCTGACCGAGTGCAGTGTggctgctgggggtgcaggcagggcagggtgcagcAGGTACCTGCTTGTACCTACTTTTACCTATTTTCTGCAGGAATGACACTCCCAGAGTCCTGGCCAGCCTCTGCTGGGGATGCAGGCAGGACAGGGTGAGCAGGTACCTACTTTCTGCAGGAATGACACTCCAGAGTCCTggccagcccctgctgggggTGCAGTGGAAggatgcaggcagggcagggtgcagcAGGTACCTACTTTCTGCAGGAATGACACTCCCAGAGTCCTGGCCAGCCCCCACGAGGTTGGTGCTGAGCAGGCTGAGCACCGAGAGCAGCAGGATCCCCGCACGCATCTCGCTCCGGACGAGGGGCAGCGCCATTGCTCCCATCAATAATTCAAGCTGTCTTCCCTGCCtggaaggaggagaagcagtGAAAAATCAGCAGTTTTCTCCCTGCACACTCCTCACAAAGAGGTGGAGGAGACATGATAAGCACAGCCACGCACAGCACTCGGTGTTCATCCCCCTGCCATGCCCTGGGCTCGGGGTGCACCCCAAGGACCAGCTTGCCCAGTACCTgatcctcctcctctcctgtgtGCCAGAGccttggagcagctgtggtgagcaggcagagctccagcagccactCCGAGCATGCGCCCCTCCTGCACCCCCTTCCCTGGTGAGGGTCATTGCCATGGAGATTTGCTATAGCAACATGGAAAAACTGGAGCTGCCAAGTGGAGAAGATGATTTAAAGGGACCACAGTGTGATGAATGGTCACTGCTGTACTCCTCTGCTCCCAAAGCCATGCCCTCTCCCATCCACATGACAGAGTCTTGGGTAATTTTTGTGCTTGTTGCTGTTATTCCTGAAGGATCTGCTGTATTTCCAGCGCTGAA
This genomic window contains:
- the C4H4orf48 gene encoding neuropeptide-like protein C4orf48 homolog isoform X2; amino-acid sequence: MAMTLTREGGAGGAHARSGCWSSACSPQLLQGSGTQERRRIRQGRQLELLMGAMALPLVRSEMRAGILLLSVLSLLSTNLVGAGQDSGSVIPAESRPCVDCHAFEFMQRALQDLRKTAYSLDTRKPSS
- the C4H4orf48 gene encoding neuropeptide-like protein C4orf48 homolog isoform X1 codes for the protein MAMTLTREGGAGGAHARSGCWSSACSPQLLQGSGTQERRRIRQGRQLELLMGAMALPLVRSEMRAGILLLSVLSLLSTNLVGAGQDSGSVIPAESRPCVDCHAFEFMQRALQDLRKTAYSLDTRTETLLLTAEKRGLCDCFRAIH